Sequence from the Mesotoga infera genome:
TCACTACCTTATCGCCTGTGCAGTGACCAATATGGAAATTATCGATATCAAAGCTCAATAGATATTCAAAGATCTCTTCGAGTTCCTCTTCAGTCTTGTGCAGTAAATGCAAACCCCCAACCACATTCTTCACTTTCCCAAATCTCGAGGCCTGCTTTACTATGTTACCAATTCCTCTATGTGAGCAGCCGGTGATTACTGTCACGTTGCCATTCTCGACTACTGAGAGAGAGAGCTCATCGTTGAAGAGATCTCTATTCTTGATCCCTTCAGCAATCTTCACGTGCTTTTCCCCAGGTCTTTCTTTAGTAACAAGAGGCGCTGCAGTCATTACATAGATTCCATCAGCAATTTCCTTTGAAGTCCCCACCGTTTCAATAATTGCTCCGAGGTTTTCATATTCGGTTCTCCCATCTTCAGGGCTCGTAAGCGTTGTCTCGCTGAACTTCCTCTCAAAGCCTCCTTCACCCACCAGAACTTTCTTTGGCCCAGTCTCCTGAAGCACACTCGCCAGCCCACCAAGGTGATCATAGTGACCATGACTGATCACTATAAATTCAATTCTGGAGAGATTTATTCCTAGCTTTCCGGCGTTCCTAACTGCGACATCAGTAGATCCCGTGTCAAACAGGTAGCTCTTGCCGTTCAATTCAACGAAGAAAGACACACCGTGTTCGCATTCAAAGCCTTCAATGGCCTTGTCATTGCATAGAACAGTTATCTTCATATCCATTCTCCTTCCTTAATCTGAGTTTCTCAGTCCTTCACTCTGAATTGATGCAATTCTTAAGTGACTCAGAGAATCCACGGATACTTGCAGCAAAACACACAAGACTTTCCTAACATTGTGATCTATTCGCGACCTGTAAGTCTAATTATCGAGCTCATCACAATCGACTTCGAACAATCCCTTTCAGTGAGATCGTCACCAAAAACTCTAAGAAAAGAACTATGACAATCACTGGTCCAGGGGGCATATCGAACACGTATGAAATGAATATGCCAATAACACTTGCTACAACTGCCATGATCACCGAAATCACAATCATACTTCCAAACGACCGTGCAGCGAGCTTCGAAGTGACAGCAGGAATTACCAGGAATGCGGTCACCAGAATAATTCCAGCAATCTTCACAGAACTTACTACACTTAGACTTACACCGATCAGTACCCCGTAATGTATGAAGCCGACGGGCACACCATAGTGCTTTGCCATTCCCTCATCATAAGAGTAATACAAGAGTTCACGATAAAATGTCGTAAAGAAGACTATCGCGGCAAT
This genomic interval carries:
- a CDS encoding MBL fold metallo-hydrolase; its protein translation is MKITVLCNDKAIEGFECEHGVSFFVELNGKSYLFDTGSTDVAVRNAGKLGINLSRIEFIVISHGHYDHLGGLASVLQETGPKKVLVGEGGFERKFSETTLTSPEDGRTEYENLGAIIETVGTSKEIADGIYVMTAAPLVTKERPGEKHVKIAEGIKNRDLFNDELSLSVVENGNVTVITGCSHRGIGNIVKQASRFGKVKNVVGGLHLLHKTEEELEEIFEYLLSFDIDNFHIGHCTGDKVVKKIAERFPAEVVELMAGDSFEFHD